A window of Tautonia plasticadhaerens contains these coding sequences:
- a CDS encoding DUF362 domain-containing protein, with protein sequence MHDRPRCNGLRLPRREFLSGVAAMSALSAIRASAQEPGAAADPAAIDGPLGIPGPYPGRVIEVRKPGMISDGVRDRAAIKAALDRGMSELTGADDAVSAWRSFFEPGDVVAIKMNPVGRPLANSSTELMLEVVEGLKAAGVKPKDMFVFERYRGEFVDAGMDKGIPDGVNWGGLTYGDDPSQLELSWPDGDLVSGYDPDEFVSMNLIHRDHDPKDDRAYRSHLGTLITRKVNKVVLLPVLKDHGSAGITGALKNMSHGLVNNVARSHSSAEANVCNQFIPQVVSHPIIRKKCVLQIMDGIVGVYQGGPFARAENPHWTWENNALMLATDPVAMDRIEWDQIDAKRRQMGLAPVGAVGKLGEDAEREGFDMRQPQHVVLCGYLGLGEYRREHIDHRVIDA encoded by the coding sequence ATGCACGACCGACCCCGATGCAACGGCCTCCGCCTCCCTCGCCGCGAGTTCCTCTCCGGGGTCGCGGCCATGTCGGCGCTCTCGGCGATCCGGGCCTCGGCCCAGGAGCCCGGCGCGGCGGCCGACCCGGCGGCCATCGACGGGCCCCTCGGGATCCCCGGCCCCTACCCCGGCCGGGTGATCGAGGTCCGCAAGCCCGGCATGATCTCCGACGGCGTCCGAGACCGGGCCGCCATCAAGGCCGCGCTCGACCGGGGGATGTCCGAGCTGACCGGCGCCGACGACGCCGTGTCCGCCTGGCGATCCTTCTTCGAGCCCGGCGACGTCGTCGCGATCAAAATGAACCCCGTCGGCCGACCCCTGGCCAACAGCTCCACCGAGCTGATGCTGGAGGTCGTCGAGGGGCTCAAGGCCGCCGGCGTGAAGCCGAAGGACATGTTCGTCTTCGAGCGCTATCGCGGCGAGTTCGTCGACGCGGGGATGGACAAGGGGATCCCCGACGGCGTCAACTGGGGCGGCCTGACCTACGGCGACGACCCCTCCCAGCTGGAACTCTCCTGGCCCGACGGCGACCTCGTCTCGGGCTACGACCCGGACGAGTTCGTCTCGATGAACCTGATCCACCGGGATCACGACCCGAAGGACGACCGCGCCTACCGTTCCCACCTGGGCACGCTGATCACCCGGAAGGTGAACAAGGTCGTGCTCCTGCCGGTGCTGAAGGACCACGGCTCGGCCGGCATCACCGGCGCCCTGAAGAACATGAGCCACGGGCTGGTGAACAACGTCGCCCGGTCGCACAGCTCGGCCGAGGCGAACGTCTGCAACCAGTTCATCCCCCAGGTGGTCAGCCACCCGATCATCCGCAAGAAATGCGTCTTGCAGATCATGGACGGGATCGTCGGCGTCTACCAGGGCGGCCCCTTCGCCCGGGCCGAGAACCCGCACTGGACCTGGGAGAACAACGCCTTGATGCTGGCGACCGACCCGGTCGCCATGGACCGCATCGAGTGGGACCAGATCGACGCCAAGCGCCGTCAGATGGGCCTGGCCCCGGTCGGGGCCGTCGGCAAGCTCGGCGAGGATGCCGAACGCGAGGGCTTCGACATGCGGCAGCCCCAGCACGTCGTCCTCTGCGGCTACCTCGGCCTCGGCGAGTACCGCCGTGAGCACATCGACCACCGCGTGATCGACGCCTGA
- a CDS encoding beta-lactamase hydrolase domain-containing protein, whose translation MNRKTVRPNLEIADQPTSEEILGLKAEGFTAVVNLRRPGEPDQPMDPAAEAEVARQAGLDYLSVPVGGEPLGAPQISSVCDLIDRHPDGKVLIHCKQGGRAAGLALLHLARVEGWPAGEVVERGRALGLELPPPVRALIEHALGR comes from the coding sequence ATGAACCGGAAGACGGTCCGACCGAACCTGGAGATCGCGGATCAGCCGACGAGCGAAGAGATCCTGGGCCTGAAGGCCGAGGGCTTCACCGCGGTGGTGAACCTCCGGCGCCCGGGGGAGCCCGACCAGCCGATGGACCCGGCCGCGGAGGCCGAGGTCGCCCGTCAAGCCGGGCTGGATTACCTCAGCGTGCCGGTCGGCGGGGAGCCCCTGGGAGCGCCTCAAATCTCCTCGGTCTGCGACCTGATCGATCGTCATCCCGACGGCAAGGTCCTGATCCACTGCAAGCAGGGGGGCCGGGCCGCCGGCCTCGCCCTGCTCCACCTCGCCCGGGTCGAGGGCTGGCCGGCCGGGGAAGTGGTCGAACGCGGCCGAGCCCTCGGCCTGGAGCTACCTCCCCCGGTGCGGGCCCTGATCGAGCACGCCCTCGGACGTTGA
- a CDS encoding efflux RND transporter periplasmic adaptor subunit — MTLIASNGLRRALAGLILAALGPILGSGCGGAAERELDASPGAPKPVVVTTAEAVRRPVERAIEVVGTLHGWEEVTLGSKQTGRVVAVRHDVGDRVSPEEPLVDLDPVDARLAVDEARSRLLGELVRLGITADQAEEFTSRYGVSEELLANEEVNRIILEIPAIQQAGATLDQATTRLNRQRQLSQRNAGTQQELQDAESEERIAQAARENAVMTARTVIADALSSHVALQQAQEALREMQIVAPRPSALPPGVDSPEEVRYAISRRQVSEGQFLRPGDPVIDLVLEHPLRLRVSVPERFVAEVSQGQEVGLRTAAFPDRIFRGSVARINPSVDPVSRTFEVEAEVPNPDLTLHPGSFAKARIITVRESEATLVPIEAIVRFAGVVKLFLLETGPDGYQARELAIETGAERDGLVEVLGGLPEDAVVITSGQTRLADRTPVVIRPGLAEDESPEAEEPAVGAEGEASDEDG, encoded by the coding sequence ATGACATTGATCGCGTCGAACGGACTCCGGCGGGCCCTGGCCGGATTGATCCTGGCGGCCCTGGGCCCGATCCTCGGCTCCGGCTGCGGCGGTGCCGCCGAACGGGAGCTGGACGCCTCGCCCGGCGCACCGAAGCCGGTGGTGGTGACCACCGCCGAGGCGGTCCGACGGCCCGTCGAGCGGGCCATCGAAGTTGTGGGCACGCTGCACGGCTGGGAGGAGGTGACGCTCGGCTCGAAGCAGACCGGCCGGGTCGTCGCCGTCCGTCACGACGTGGGAGACCGGGTCTCTCCCGAGGAGCCGCTGGTCGATCTCGACCCGGTCGACGCGCGGCTCGCCGTCGACGAGGCCCGGTCCCGGCTGCTCGGCGAGCTGGTCCGCCTGGGCATCACCGCCGATCAGGCGGAGGAGTTCACTTCGCGTTACGGGGTCTCCGAGGAGCTGCTGGCCAACGAGGAGGTCAACCGGATCATCCTGGAAATCCCGGCGATCCAGCAGGCCGGGGCGACGCTCGACCAGGCCACCACCCGGCTCAATCGCCAGCGTCAGCTCTCCCAGCGGAACGCGGGCACCCAGCAGGAACTCCAGGACGCCGAGAGCGAAGAGCGGATCGCCCAGGCGGCACGCGAGAACGCGGTCATGACCGCCAGGACCGTGATCGCCGACGCCCTGTCGAGCCACGTCGCTCTGCAGCAGGCGCAGGAGGCCCTGAGGGAGATGCAGATCGTCGCCCCCAGGCCTTCGGCGCTGCCTCCCGGGGTCGACTCGCCGGAGGAGGTCCGGTACGCGATCAGCCGGAGGCAGGTCTCCGAGGGGCAGTTCCTTCGCCCCGGCGATCCGGTCATCGACCTGGTGCTGGAACACCCGCTCCGGCTGAGGGTGAGCGTCCCGGAGCGGTTCGTCGCCGAGGTCTCCCAGGGCCAGGAAGTCGGGCTTAGGACGGCCGCCTTCCCCGACCGGATCTTCCGAGGTTCGGTGGCCCGGATCAACCCCTCGGTCGATCCGGTGAGCCGGACCTTCGAGGTCGAGGCCGAGGTCCCGAACCCCGACCTGACCCTCCACCCGGGCAGTTTCGCCAAGGCCAGGATCATCACCGTCCGGGAATCGGAGGCGACCCTCGTGCCGATCGAGGCGATCGTCCGGTTCGCCGGCGTCGTCAAGCTGTTCCTGCTCGAGACGGGCCCGGACGGCTATCAGGCCCGGGAACTGGCGATCGAGACCGGGGCGGAGCGGGACGGCCTGGTCGAGGTCCTCGGCGGCCTGCCCGAGGATGCGGTCGTCATCACCAGCGGCCAGACCCGGCTCGCGGACCGAACCCCCGTCGTGATCCGCCCGGGCCTGGCCGAGGACGAGTCGCCTGAGGCCGAGGAGCCCGCGGTCGGAGCCGAGGGCGAGGCGTCGGACGAGGACGGATGA
- a CDS encoding TetR/AcrR family transcriptional regulator yields MPEVDRAQLTDVSGSETAREILRVAARLFSGKGFDATSVREVVEAAGVTKPTLYYHFGSKEGLAQALLTRPMHRLIDEIRAGLDRPGEPIRHLAEQIESHFAFCREEPDRARFVYGLFFGPNAPGLSAEVAVYGGRLNELLNEAVRGLVRAGIVPEDRARRCAAAVQGLITFYTADYLYQGANLEAGLARRLVEDVLLGFAAGRSPAPVSGAEGDGPSRDP; encoded by the coding sequence GTGCCCGAGGTCGATCGAGCGCAGTTGACCGACGTGTCGGGGAGCGAGACGGCCCGGGAGATCCTCCGGGTCGCCGCCCGGTTGTTCTCGGGGAAGGGGTTCGATGCGACCTCGGTCCGGGAGGTCGTCGAGGCCGCCGGGGTGACCAAGCCGACGCTCTACTATCACTTCGGCAGTAAGGAAGGGTTGGCCCAGGCGCTGCTGACCCGGCCGATGCATCGGCTGATCGACGAGATCCGGGCGGGGCTGGATCGACCCGGCGAGCCGATCCGTCACCTGGCCGAGCAGATCGAGAGCCACTTCGCCTTCTGTCGGGAGGAGCCGGACCGGGCCCGGTTCGTCTATGGCCTGTTCTTCGGACCGAACGCACCGGGACTCTCGGCCGAGGTCGCCGTCTATGGAGGCCGGCTGAATGAGCTGCTCAACGAAGCGGTCCGGGGGCTGGTCCGGGCGGGGATCGTCCCGGAGGACCGGGCCAGGCGATGCGCCGCCGCGGTCCAGGGACTGATCACGTTCTACACGGCGGACTATTTGTACCAGGGCGCGAACCTCGAGGCGGGGCTGGCGCGTCGCCTGGTTGAGGATGTGCTCCTCGGCTTCGCCGCGGGGAGGTCGCCCGCCCCGGTCTCCGGGGCGGAGGGCGATGGACCTTCGAGGGACCCATGA
- a CDS encoding M28 family metallopeptidase, with translation MRAACLILSFASLPTAFCTAQAPTPNPVPDAELVDELASAPLENPDRVARLKALYEQAGAPPEAITLQEVPGRRDDDPLLHNVIVTKPGTTGSVIVVGGHLDKVPAGAGVIDDWSGACMASNLYQALKDVPTEHTFVFMGFAYEEQGLVGSRIYVDQLGEEGAANVRAMVNLEVLGVGGPFLWTNGSNDALEAIAHRVAEEHDLALEDHVIPGVGADSIPFEDAGIPTITFDGLPVDRFELIHSDKDQFENVDQEAYTRTYALVLRYLLELDRSEEIPDHKGDGPDDLPASPDQE, from the coding sequence ATGCGGGCTGCATGCCTCATCCTGTCCTTCGCCTCACTCCCCACCGCCTTCTGCACCGCCCAGGCGCCCACCCCGAACCCCGTCCCCGACGCCGAGCTGGTCGACGAACTCGCCTCGGCCCCCCTGGAGAACCCCGACCGGGTCGCCCGCCTCAAGGCGCTCTACGAACAAGCCGGGGCACCACCCGAGGCGATCACACTCCAGGAGGTGCCGGGCCGTCGGGACGACGACCCCCTGCTGCACAACGTCATCGTCACCAAGCCGGGGACGACCGGCTCGGTCATCGTCGTCGGCGGCCACCTGGACAAGGTCCCAGCCGGGGCCGGGGTGATCGACGACTGGTCCGGTGCCTGCATGGCGTCGAACCTGTACCAGGCCCTCAAGGACGTCCCGACGGAGCACACGTTCGTCTTCATGGGATTCGCCTACGAGGAGCAGGGCCTCGTCGGCTCCCGGATCTACGTCGACCAACTGGGCGAGGAGGGGGCGGCGAACGTCCGGGCGATGGTGAACCTGGAGGTGCTCGGCGTCGGCGGCCCGTTCCTCTGGACCAACGGCTCGAATGACGCCCTGGAGGCGATCGCCCACCGGGTCGCAGAGGAACACGACCTCGCGCTGGAGGACCACGTCATCCCCGGGGTCGGCGCCGATTCGATCCCGTTCGAGGACGCCGGGATCCCCACGATCACCTTCGACGGCCTGCCCGTCGACCGATTCGAGCTGATCCACTCCGACAAGGACCAATTCGAGAACGTCGACCAGGAGGCCTACACCCGGACCTACGCCCTGGTGCTCCGATACCTCCTGGAACTGGATCGGTCCGAGGAGATTCCCGATCATAAGGGCGACGGACCCGACGACCTCCCAGCCTCTCCCGATCAGGAGTGA